The genomic window CATCTGCCTGGGCATCGTCCCGGTGGTGATCGGGCTCGCCGGCGGAGTCCTCTCGGGAGGGCTCCTGTGACCGGCAGGGGGAACGCCGGTGCGGAACCGCCGCACCGGCATCGAATGGAGGGGGACAACCATGTGGACGAAGAAGTTTCACGAGATCCAGGCACGGATCGTGCTCGCGGCGACCGCCGACGACGGCATGAGCACCGCCGAGTACTCCAAAACCTCGGTTTACTCCCGTAAGACAAGCGACCCCTAAGGTGCTGGAACACCTACGGGGTCTTGGCCACAACGGAGAGAGCCCGTTATGAACCGTTTCACGAGTGTAGCTGCACAAGATCGCTTTGTCGTCGTAGCCAGCATGGCTGGTGGTACGAACCTCGGCACCTTCGATTGCATCACTGAAGCTCACGCCCGGATCACTCGGCACATCGAGCACGTCTGCAACTTGTTCCCTGGCGAGGAAGTCCAGATCTGCCAGGAAGGGCCGTCCGTCGTCTGCGACTGGACCAACGGCCAGCACATCACCTACACGGTGACGGCCTCCCGCTAACGACCCGTTCCGTCTCCCAGGGAGCAATCCCTGGGGGCGCGGTGCGGGCCTTTGGCCTGCCGTCGTTCCAAGTGCCGTCCGACGCAAACCAGCGGCACCCGGTGTTCTTCTTCTTGTGAACCGGCACAGGGCCGACTCCCCAGCGGATCGTGGGGCGCTCTCTTGGATGGACCGGCCGGACGCCTTGAGGGTCAGCGACAGCCTGCCCGCTTTCAGCGGGTGGGCTAGCTGCCGTGAACAGCTAGCGGGAATTGGTGCTGGGGACCAGCTAGAGCGGGGACGACCCGCTAGGGTCGGGGAAACCTCACTCCGGAAGAGCCCTGCCGCCCGCAGGGCGTCCGTTGGGTCCGGCACAGCCGCCGCAGGCGTCCTTATCTCTCGGACCTCCGGTGCAACGACAGTTCCCAGCGCACGAAGTCGAGTGCAGCGATCACGTCGGGGTCGTCCGGGTCCAGGCCCTCCTCAAGCAGGGCCTCACGCTCTTCGTCATCCATACGAGCACAGACGCAGCCGAGCGGGCATCGGTTCCACCGAGGTCGTTGAGGCCACCGTGTTGGTCGCATGGGCGTGACGGTGCGGCCAGATATGATCCGCGCATGAGTAATGCCAGCGCAGGCCCACCGGTCGTTATCGATCTCTTCTCGGGCGCTGGCGGCCTATCCCAAGGGCTCCACCAGGCCGGCATCCGCACGGCCGTCGGCTCGGACTTCTGGACTCCTGCGGCCGACTCGTACGAGGCTAACCACGTCGATGTCCCGTTCCTTCGGGTAGACGCGCATGACCTCGACGCAGCGACTCTCATTGCTACCGCTGGACGGATCCCGGATGCGATCGTCGGTGGACCACCCTGCCAGGGTTTCTCCTCGGCTGGTGCAAAGGACGCAGCAGACCTGCGGAACAGTCTGGTTGGCGTGTTCGCTCGCCTCATAGCTGAGGTTCGTCCCTCGATGTTCCTTTTCGAGAACGTCGAGGGATTCCTCACATCAGCGGGGGGCGACTACGTCGTCGCTCTACTCGATCCGTTGATCGAGGCTGGCTACAAGATTTCTATCGAGAAGTTGAACGTCGCAAACTACGGTGTCCCCCAACTTCGGAAGCGAACGATCGCGATTGGTTCCCTGAATACGGCTCCGCAGGTTCCCGAGCCCACGCACCGGGCGTTCGGCGCTCCCGGTTCGGCCAAGGTTGGACACGGTGCCTTGCCGTTCACCCCTTCCGTGGAGAAGGCCTTGGCGGACCTCCCCCCTGCGGCGTTCTCGGCTGCGGAGGCGAGCCTTCCTGAGCATTGGGCTAAACCGCCAAGCGAGCTGGCTGCCCGCCGCTACGAGATGCTCGAATGGGGCCAGACGATGCGGGATCTTCCCCCTGAGTTGCAGCACCCCAGCTTTAGGCGCAGGGCGAACCGTCGTGTCGCAGACGGAACACCGACAGAAAAGCGAGGTGGTGCGCCGGCCGGGCTCCGAAAGATGCGCCCGGATGAGCCGTCACGAGCGATCACGAGTGCCGCCTCACGTGAGTTCGTCCATCCGTTTGAAGCTCGCACCCTGACCCTGCGTGAATGTGCGCGGCTACAGACGTTTCCCGATGCGTACGTGTTCAAGGGCTCGAACCAGCAAAAGGCAACTTTGATCGGAAATGCGATCCCGGTGCGCTTTGCCGAAGCGCTCGGCGATGCCCTGCTAAAGACGCGTGACGCAGGGGACGATCTCTCGTCCGAGCCTGGCGCGTTGATGCGGTTCGAGGTGACTGTTGGTGATTTGATGAGCCCAGCACTGCAACGCGTGGCTGAACGGATTGCCAGCCGTTACGGAAAGACCAACATCGACGAGCCGGAGGAACTGACGCTGTGGGCCTAACTCAGAGTCAACGGTCCACATTCGAGCGCATCTGCAAGATCTCGAGCGGAGACCTCGGTGTAAGCCTGCCCGGTCCAGTGGCGAAGGCGCTCCTTCACCTGAGCGCGCGCGATTTGAATCTGGCGGGGTTCTCGGCGGGGCGTGCCGACGCCCTTCAAGAACTATTCAACGTCGATCCACCAAGTTCCTTCCAATGGGACGACGACGAGGATCCGCTCAAGACGTTCGAGCGGTTTATCGAGGCGACTGCCGGCGATGGCGATACGTACTTTGCTTGCATCGGCATGCTGCATAAGGCTCGCCTGAAGTACGAGAAGATCCTTAGCTCTCAGCCGATCCCCACGATGGAGCAGGTTGGTCCGCGAGGTCTGCTCCAGTATGGCGCGATGGACGGCTCAAGCCTCGCTGGCCTGCTGCTCTGGCGAAAGTGGATGTACGACATTGACAACCGGGCTGCCCAGGAGACCGGCTACTTGTTCGAGCCGATCCTTGCCAGCGCGATCGGAGGTGCGTCAGCACCTGCATCGAAGAGCCCGGTCCGTCGACGTGCCGATAGCAAGAAGGGGCGGCAGGTCGATGTGGTCAAGGGAGATTTTGCGTATGAGATGAAGCTGCGTGTGACTATCGCCGCCTCCGGTCAAGGCCGGTGGCGCGAGGAACTCGACTTTCCGCTTGACTGCGTAGAGAGCGGCTACACGCCCGTCCTAACCGTGTTGGACGGTACCGCCAATCCGAAGCTCTCCGAGTTGGTCGAGGCATTCACAAGCGTCGGCGGTAAAGCGTACGTCGGCGAGGATGCTTGGCGGCATCTTGAAGACTCGGCTGGCCCTACCATGGCTACGTTCATCGATAAGTACGTGAAAGAGCCATTGCAGGACTTGTTGGCGTCAACTCCCAACGGCTCCAATCTTCCGAAACTGTCATTGACTCAAACCGCAAGGGGCATACGATTCGACGTTGGTGACGAATCGTGGACGGTGGAGCGCAATCAGATTGATGACAGCCTTTCGACCGGAGGCGACGAGCTCCCCGATGACGTGGACGATGGAGTGCTTGGCGGTCTCTGATGGGATGCCTCGGTTAGCGATCTGCGGCACCACTCGCTCGGTCGTCGAAGCGGTTCCCAGCGCCGCTAGGCGCTCGGATCCGCACGTGACTAGTCGACAAGTCGAGTAGTCGAGTAGTCGAGTAGTCGACTAGCCCCCTGAATCGAACGACGAACCCCGAATGGGTGCAACGAGATTGGGGGCGATGGCGAAGGCCTTGCGCGGTCGGATCCCGAGCGTCTGCCATTCCTCGGGGAGGATCTCGAGCTTGCCCGAGGATGCCTCGCGGTTGAACTGGTACGAGTACCCGCCGTCGGTTTCCGACGCGTATCCGTCGGGGTTGCGGACGACCCGTAGGACGGCCTCGGCCTCGATGTCGGCCACGTCGGCCTCGTCGATGTGTCCAGCGACGATCCGGTCGGCCAGATCCGGGATACGGCGCAGGATCATGCGTTCTACCTGTTCGAGCCGGCGCTCGATAAGCGCCATGACCTCTGGCTCAGGTTCCTTGGCCCACAGCGTGGTTACGTCAGCGGCTGCGGCATACGTCATTGAGTGAGCGCCTTTCGGTAGAAGTCAGCGGCCGCTAGACCGGCTGCGTCCATCACGGGTGCGGCCAGGTTCTGGCCCTGGTCTGGTACGGCGTGGTTGAGCCAGTCGACGACGTGGCCTCTCAGCGCCTGGTAGTCGCCGGGGGTACCTAGACCCTCGAGCGACCGGAGATCGTCCGGCAGGAGGGCAGCCAGGGCCTCGGGGCTCGAGGCTGTCGGCTTGCGATTGCGTCGCCTGGTCGGCGACATCCCAGTACCTCTGGGCATCAGTCCTCCTCGGGAGCTGCGAAGTTGAGTCGAGCGAGTAGCTGGGCGAGTAGCGCCCGCTGGAATCGAACCTCGGAGATCAGCGGATGGATCACCATTTGGCCGGCACTTCCTCGGACAGTGAGCGGCTCGTTGGCAGTCGCACGGTCCAGCTCCGCGATCGTGTCGGAGACCCGGCACCCGTGAGCGAGGATCTCGAGCTTGGCAGGCTCGTTGTCCAGGTCGTACTCGTCCAGGACGGTTTTCCAGAGCTTCTGGCCTGCCGAACCGAAGCCCTTCGGCATTCGTGGCCTCATAGGCGTTTCAACCCCTTAATCAAACGTTGGAAATAGGCCCTGATCAGGGCATCTAGTGAAAAATCAGGTTCTGAAGACCGCACAAGATGTGGCGACCGCATAACCACCCGGTCTGAGACGGGGGTACGGGGAGTCTCCCGTGGGGGTGTCCCGCCTGATCTGCGACGATGTGCGGGTGATCAACTGGGACGACAAGGTCGCCAGCCAGGCGACGGGCATCGTGGCCATGGACGACTTCAAGGCGCTGCCTCGGACCGGACCTGGTCGCTGGGCGCAGCCGTACGAGGGCGTCACCCTCTACACCAACGACGACAAGGTCTTGTTCCCGCTGAGCGACGGCACTCCCGCCGCTGACGGCGCACGTAGCCTGCTGATCCACGCACTCGACAAGGCGTACAAGGCAGGCGAGACCTCCACCCAGGCGTTCGAGCGCCTCTGCAACGGAGCACCCGTCACTACGGGTGATCTGTCAGAGCTACCGGGTACGTACTGAGCAGCTCCTAGCCGGCTCGACCCTTGTGGAACGAGTTCCACTGTCTGTGGGTGATGCCCGACTCGAGCGCCAGCAAGCGAAGGCGGAAGTTCAGTTCGAGGTACCTGCTGAGTGTGTCGCTGAGTTCGACCACCTCGGTCCACAACTCGGTGGCCAGCTCCGAGTCACCGATCGCCTTGCAGACCCTCTCGGTGTTCTCCAGTTCCTGCGCGATGACCTTGCAGGAGTAACAGCAGTACGGGTGGTCGCCGAACCTGAGGCCGGGGCAGCCTTCGCGCTCACACGGCTGGGCGCTGCGGTACTTGGTCATGTGGTTGGTCTCTCCTCGTTCGCGGGTCTTGAACAGCAGAAGGGGCCGGTGGTGAGACCGGCCCCTTCGCTGGGTGAATCTATTCAGTTATGTTGCAGCTCAATCGATTAGACAGCGTCGTACAGACGCACGATGCCAGCCGGGTTGGCGTAGCCGAAGGCCACACGCGAGGTGGCGCGAAGCTGAGTCGCATCGGAGTCGAACGACGCGCTGGCGTCCGCGACGATGGTCGTGCCCAGGCGACGGACGGTGCGGATCTGGCGCTTGTCCAGGCCCCAGACGTTGCCGGCCGCGACGGCACGCGAGACGTACACCGGGACGCCCGCGAGGCGGACACCGTCGTCCACAGTCTCGAGCAGGCCAGCGTTGGAGCCGCTGGTGGTCTTGACCTTGGCCAGAGTGTTGGCGACATCGGGAGCCATGACGAAGTGCGTCAGCTCGGCACCGTTGTTGAACGCCTGCAACTTCGCGTCGTGGA from Prescottella sp. R16 includes these protein-coding regions:
- a CDS encoding DNA cytosine methyltransferase; protein product: MSNASAGPPVVIDLFSGAGGLSQGLHQAGIRTAVGSDFWTPAADSYEANHVDVPFLRVDAHDLDAATLIATAGRIPDAIVGGPPCQGFSSAGAKDAADLRNSLVGVFARLIAEVRPSMFLFENVEGFLTSAGGDYVVALLDPLIEAGYKISIEKLNVANYGVPQLRKRTIAIGSLNTAPQVPEPTHRAFGAPGSAKVGHGALPFTPSVEKALADLPPAAFSAAEASLPEHWAKPPSELAARRYEMLEWGQTMRDLPPELQHPSFRRRANRRVADGTPTEKRGGAPAGLRKMRPDEPSRAITSAASREFVHPFEARTLTLRECARLQTFPDAYVFKGSNQQKATLIGNAIPVRFAEALGDALLKTRDAGDDLSSEPGALMRFEVTVGDLMSPALQRVAERIASRYGKTNIDEPEELTLWA
- a CDS encoding Gp19/Gp15/Gp42 family protein; the protein is MTYAAAADVTTLWAKEPEPEVMALIERRLEQVERMILRRIPDLADRIVAGHIDEADVADIEAEAVLRVVRNPDGYASETDGGYSYQFNREASSGKLEILPEEWQTLGIRPRKAFAIAPNLVAPIRGSSFDSGG